The Chryseobacterium aureum genome contains a region encoding:
- a CDS encoding enoyl-CoA hydratase/isomerase family protein, with translation MSYENILLKKEDKLSIITINRPESLNALNAKTIQEISTALDELNADQSCRVIILTGSGEKSFVAGADIKEFSDFGQEKAEELARNGHNILFNKIENMSKPVIAAVNGFALGGGLELAMACHIRYASENARLGLPEVTLGLIPGYGGTQRLPKLVGKGIANEMIFSAKMIPAQKAKEIGLVNEVYPIEELLTKTKELANTIAHNSPMAISKAINAVNLSDTEKGFETEIQYFGELFDMEDKKEGVTAFLEKRKANF, from the coding sequence ATGAGTTACGAGAACATATTATTAAAAAAAGAAGATAAATTATCTATCATTACCATAAATAGACCTGAAAGTTTAAATGCTTTAAATGCTAAAACCATTCAGGAGATCAGTACCGCACTTGATGAGCTTAATGCCGACCAATCCTGCAGGGTAATTATCCTTACCGGAAGTGGAGAAAAATCTTTTGTAGCGGGAGCTGACATTAAAGAATTCAGTGATTTCGGACAGGAAAAAGCTGAAGAACTTGCGAGAAACGGACACAATATATTGTTCAACAAAATAGAAAACATGTCTAAACCTGTCATTGCAGCCGTAAATGGTTTCGCACTGGGAGGAGGTTTAGAGCTTGCCATGGCATGCCACATCAGATACGCATCGGAAAACGCCAGATTGGGACTTCCTGAAGTAACCCTTGGATTAATCCCTGGATACGGTGGAACTCAAAGGCTTCCAAAGCTTGTAGGAAAAGGTATTGCCAACGAAATGATCTTCTCTGCCAAAATGATCCCTGCTCAAAAAGCAAAAGAGATCGGCCTGGTAAATGAAGTATATCCTATAGAAGAATTATTAACCAAAACGAAAGAATTAGCAAATACGATTGCCCACAACTCACCAATGGCAATATCGAAGGCTATTAATGCCGTGAATTTATCTGACACGGAGAAAGGTTTTGAAACTGAAATACAATATTTCGGTGAACTTTTTGACATGGAGGATAAGAAAGAAGGAGTTACTGCGTTTCTAGAGAAGAGAAAGGCCAACTTCTAA
- a CDS encoding deoxycytidylate deaminase, with the protein MNKFDKAYLKMAQEWAKLSYCKRKQVGALIVKDRMIISDGYNGTPSGFENCCEDEEGKTHWYVLHAEANAILKLAASTQSAKGATLYLTLSPCKECSKLILQAGIARLVYINEYSDDDGISFLRNHNIEIEQISDCELKK; encoded by the coding sequence ATGAATAAGTTTGATAAAGCTTATCTAAAAATGGCCCAAGAATGGGCAAAACTCTCCTACTGTAAGAGAAAACAGGTGGGAGCTCTTATCGTAAAAGATAGGATGATTATTTCAGATGGTTACAACGGGACTCCTTCGGGATTCGAAAACTGCTGTGAAGATGAAGAGGGGAAAACACACTGGTACGTATTGCATGCGGAAGCCAACGCTATATTAAAGCTGGCTGCTTCCACTCAATCTGCAAAAGGAGCAACGTTATATCTTACGCTGTCTCCCTGTAAAGAATGCAGTAAGCTGATTTTACAGGCAGGAATTGCGAGACTGGTGTACATTAATGAGTATTCAGATGACGATGGAATATCGTTCCTGAGAAACCATAACATTGAAATAGAACAAATATCGGACTGTGAACTAAAAAAATAA
- the xerD gene encoding site-specific tyrosine recombinase XerD — MTWDEKIKDFEIFLRFERNFSENTLDAYVRDIKKLKDYAEEDLENVGPDSIGYENLQEYIFNLSKQKFSERSQARWISSIKAFFKFLLEDEYREDNPAALLEGPKLGLYLPDTLSLPDINKIIAAIEVNTDLGKRNHCIIEVLYGCGLRVSELIDLKISNINFKEQYIKVHGKGNKTRFVPLADYTADLLESYIKEVRSKGKINKKYEDTLFLNSRGTSMSRVIVFLIIKELTDKAGVNKKISPHTFRHSFATHLLQNGADLRYIQEMLGHSSITTTEIYTHLKTEELRDVILSYHPRNINIAQ, encoded by the coding sequence ATGACTTGGGATGAAAAGATCAAAGATTTTGAAATATTTCTTCGTTTCGAAAGAAATTTTTCAGAAAACACGCTCGACGCTTACGTTCGGGACATTAAAAAATTAAAAGATTACGCAGAAGAAGATCTGGAAAACGTCGGTCCAGATTCTATTGGTTACGAAAACCTGCAGGAATACATTTTCAATCTTTCCAAACAGAAATTCAGTGAGAGATCACAGGCAAGGTGGATATCTTCCATCAAAGCCTTTTTCAAATTTCTGCTGGAGGATGAATATCGTGAAGACAATCCTGCGGCGTTACTTGAAGGCCCTAAACTGGGATTATACCTACCAGATACCCTAAGCCTGCCTGATATCAACAAAATTATTGCTGCTATTGAGGTCAATACCGATCTCGGAAAAAGAAACCACTGCATCATAGAGGTACTGTATGGATGCGGGCTCCGCGTTTCTGAACTGATTGATCTGAAGATCTCCAATATCAACTTCAAAGAGCAATATATCAAGGTACACGGAAAAGGAAATAAAACCCGTTTTGTTCCTTTAGCTGATTATACTGCAGATTTGCTGGAAAGTTATATCAAAGAGGTGCGTTCTAAAGGGAAAATTAATAAGAAATATGAAGACACCCTGTTTTTAAACAGCCGCGGGACCTCCATGTCCAGGGTAATTGTATTTCTTATCATTAAAGAACTTACAGATAAAGCAGGGGTGAACAAAAAAATATCTCCACACACATTCAGACATTCTTTTGCTACGCATTTGTTACAGAATGGGGCAGATTTACGTTATATCCAGGAAATGCTGGGACATTCCAGCATTACCACAACGGAGATCTATACGCATCTGAAAACGGAAGAACTGAGGGATGTTATTTTGAGCTATCACCCGAGAAATATTAATATTGCTCAATGA
- a CDS encoding NUDIX hydrolase — translation MKLLKYCPSCGKESLHWDGEKKWSCPECGFTLYNNVAGAVAVVIRCGDEIYLTRRNRDPKKGKLDLAGGFVDPKESAEETCKRELFEELQLDINISNLKYLTSLPNIYQYKEIDYNTIDLFYEYNVSEKFQVNLEISEISEAVWIPLQELNPDDIAFDSQKRFFGSYVKK, via the coding sequence ATGAAACTATTGAAATATTGCCCAAGTTGCGGCAAAGAGTCCTTACATTGGGACGGCGAAAAAAAATGGAGCTGTCCGGAATGTGGTTTTACCCTGTATAACAACGTGGCAGGCGCTGTAGCGGTTGTCATCAGATGTGGTGATGAAATTTATCTTACCAGAAGAAACAGAGACCCTAAAAAAGGTAAACTGGATCTCGCCGGAGGATTTGTTGATCCCAAAGAAAGTGCAGAAGAAACCTGTAAAAGAGAACTTTTTGAAGAGCTTCAGCTTGATATCAATATTTCTAACCTGAAATATCTTACGAGCCTTCCGAACATTTATCAGTACAAAGAAATTGATTACAATACAATTGATCTCTTTTATGAGTATAATGTTTCGGAAAAGTTTCAGGTAAATCTTGAGATCTCAGAGATTTCAGAGGCAGTCTGGATTCCTTTGCAGGAGTTAAATCCTGACGATATCGCTTTTGATTCGCAGAAGAGATTTTTCGGGAGTTATGTAAAGAAATAA
- a CDS encoding heme-binding domain-containing protein, which translates to MKTTKKIIFWILVGFALIQFFPIDRTNQPVEAARNFVSAKKTPEKIAALLKNACYDCHSNETVYPKYAFIAPISWSVKSHVNEGREHLNFSIWETYNKDLKENMLTKAVQTIQSKTMPMPGYIVYHKEANLSEAERALLIQYFEEMLKTKTY; encoded by the coding sequence ATGAAGACCACTAAGAAAATTATATTCTGGATATTGGTGGGGTTTGCCCTGATTCAGTTCTTTCCTATTGACAGAACCAATCAGCCTGTAGAGGCTGCCAGGAATTTTGTCAGCGCCAAGAAAACTCCCGAAAAGATAGCTGCACTGCTTAAAAATGCATGCTATGACTGCCATTCCAATGAAACAGTCTATCCAAAATATGCTTTTATTGCACCCATTTCCTGGTCTGTAAAGAGCCATGTGAACGAAGGCAGGGAACACCTTAATTTTTCTATCTGGGAAACTTATAATAAGGATTTGAAAGAGAATATGCTTACGAAAGCTGTTCAGACCATCCAAAGTAAGACAATGCCCATGCCGGGTTATATTGTATATCACAAAGAAGCCAATCTTTCAGAAGCGGAAAGAGCATTGCTGATTCAGTATTTTGAAGAAATGCTGAAAACTAAAACGTATTAG
- a CDS encoding Ig-like domain-containing protein, producing the protein MKRFLLLFVICFLVHSCARVGSPVGGPKDTLAPRFLSSNIDTTRINVKRDIHELRLDFDEYVTLKDINKNLIISPPIKGITRILPSNIANKFVLIQWTDTLQANTTYNFNFGNSIVDNNEANILRYFNFAFSTGDKLDDLYISGEVKDALDTKNKAAATAENKLVVGLYQVKDTMDYKKKPYYITKVDEDGYYELNYLTPGKYKIIAFDDENGNSMYDPGKEKVGFQKDPVNIEKSISGLNLKVYPSKKAVKYVEMKEIAGGVLMTFEGNPEEVKVQSLNEKLKDVKITHNPKSDSVRIWFDAVKDDVGQTANEKLVFTHNKGPKKDSIYNVSLFYKYNKKNVMDVFSDNDGTAIAPKADLKLASNYIIDKIDPSKWVLRTKGDSLTTLPFTAKISETNPYQIHVQSDFVMGKSYELTVPKETVSSFYAKNTQSKRFDFDVAKIDQFGSVEFSIANAPTANYWIQMIDSSDKIAYQKYLTGDKVKFDILKPGEYIVKILVDNNGNKYWDEADFANNIFAEDAYIFYKKVIVRGLWETREDWDLKDTRTLDSPKSTTGSPATPASASSPSSVSETPAPAAATTPAVQPKLKKEFKSGNAVLTPAK; encoded by the coding sequence ATGAAAAGGTTTCTTTTATTATTCGTTATCTGTTTTCTTGTACACTCATGTGCAAGGGTAGGATCGCCTGTGGGCGGGCCTAAAGATACATTAGCACCCAGATTTTTAAGTTCAAATATTGATACCACAAGAATTAATGTCAAAAGAGACATTCATGAACTCCGCTTGGATTTTGATGAATATGTGACCCTGAAAGACATCAATAAAAATCTGATTATTTCACCTCCCATCAAAGGGATCACAAGGATTCTTCCGTCCAATATTGCCAATAAATTTGTACTGATCCAATGGACAGATACCCTTCAGGCTAATACCACGTATAATTTCAACTTCGGAAACTCTATTGTTGATAATAATGAGGCTAATATTTTAAGGTATTTCAATTTTGCTTTTTCTACAGGAGATAAATTGGATGATCTTTATATCAGCGGTGAAGTAAAAGATGCACTGGATACGAAAAACAAAGCGGCAGCCACCGCGGAGAATAAGCTTGTGGTTGGATTGTATCAGGTAAAAGATACCATGGACTATAAGAAAAAGCCTTACTATATTACCAAGGTAGACGAAGATGGATATTACGAATTAAACTATCTGACGCCTGGGAAATATAAGATTATAGCCTTTGACGACGAAAACGGAAACTCTATGTATGATCCGGGAAAAGAAAAGGTAGGCTTTCAGAAAGATCCTGTCAATATTGAAAAATCCATATCAGGGCTTAATTTAAAGGTATATCCTTCCAAAAAAGCGGTAAAGTATGTAGAAATGAAGGAAATTGCCGGAGGGGTATTAATGACATTCGAAGGAAATCCTGAAGAAGTAAAAGTTCAGTCCTTAAATGAGAAACTGAAGGATGTAAAAATAACGCACAATCCAAAATCAGACTCTGTGAGAATCTGGTTTGATGCCGTAAAAGATGATGTAGGGCAGACTGCCAATGAAAAACTCGTATTTACCCACAATAAAGGCCCGAAAAAAGATAGTATTTATAATGTTTCATTATTTTATAAGTACAATAAAAAGAATGTAATGGACGTCTTTAGTGATAATGACGGAACTGCAATTGCTCCAAAAGCAGATTTAAAACTTGCTTCCAACTATATTATTGATAAAATTGACCCTTCAAAATGGGTTTTGAGAACGAAAGGGGACAGTTTAACGACGTTACCTTTCACTGCTAAGATATCGGAAACAAATCCTTATCAGATCCATGTTCAGTCAGATTTTGTGATGGGAAAAAGCTATGAGCTTACTGTTCCTAAGGAGACCGTATCTTCATTCTATGCAAAAAACACCCAGTCAAAGCGTTTTGATTTTGATGTGGCTAAAATAGACCAGTTCGGAAGTGTAGAGTTTTCTATTGCCAATGCTCCAACTGCCAATTACTGGATTCAGATGATAGATTCTTCTGATAAAATTGCTTATCAGAAATATCTGACAGGAGATAAAGTAAAGTTTGATATCCTGAAGCCGGGAGAATATATTGTGAAAATTCTGGTAGATAATAACGGTAACAAATATTGGGATGAAGCAGACTTCGCTAATAATATATTTGCTGAAGATGCTTATATTTTCTACAAAAAAGTGATCGTAAGAGGATTATGGGAAACAAGGGAAGATTGGGATCTGAAAGATACCAGAACGCTTGACAGCCCTAAATCTACAACAGGAAGTCCAGCCACACCCGCTTCTGCTTCAAGCCCGTCTTCAGTATCTGAGACTCCGGCGCCTGCTGCAGCTACAACACCTGCTGTACAGCCGAAACTGAAAAAAGAATTTAAATCTGGCAATGCGGTTCTGACACCGGCAAAATAA
- a CDS encoding serine hydrolase domain-containing protein, which produces MTTRNFVLILTVLLSTFSCKKKAETKEVSAENTTHLPNYGSVDFGDIFTKGDGHLINRQTTVSYIDQYYKKIWEGGDLSGGILVAKGDEILYENYRGFGREGNQMPIDKNTPLHVASVSKTLTAMAMMKLIEAEKIKLTDHLTQFFPGFPYPNVTVQTLLDQRSGLPKYEYFIPKIQPAPAELSKQFITNEDVLNMIIEYKPELARDTDTGFMYCNTNFALLALLIEKVTKTPFPQAMKEMVFTPLKMNNTYIFQEKDIPTASQSFYYGGSKLYPLDRLDLIYGDKNVYTTPRDLYNFSKAMFSKNFLKPELMQMVFTPYSNEKAGMNNYGLGFRMKIFDNGEKLTYHNGWWHGTNSVFAHLLKSKVTIVAIGNKYSNKVYTALALSGLFEDFPLQKDKLHTVMNDNKDSLNSGQEVFGE; this is translated from the coding sequence ATGACGACGCGTAATTTTGTACTTATCCTAACCGTTCTTTTATCCACATTTTCCTGTAAAAAAAAGGCTGAAACTAAAGAGGTTTCTGCTGAAAATACCACTCATCTTCCTAACTACGGAAGTGTAGACTTTGGAGATATCTTTACAAAAGGTGACGGACATCTTATAAACAGACAAACCACAGTAAGTTATATAGATCAGTATTATAAGAAAATTTGGGAAGGAGGTGACCTGAGTGGCGGAATCCTTGTTGCCAAAGGAGATGAAATTCTATATGAAAATTACAGAGGTTTCGGAAGAGAAGGAAATCAGATGCCGATTGATAAGAATACGCCGCTGCATGTGGCTTCCGTTTCAAAAACGTTAACGGCTATGGCGATGATGAAGCTGATTGAAGCCGAAAAGATAAAACTTACCGATCATCTTACTCAGTTTTTTCCTGGATTTCCTTATCCTAATGTTACCGTTCAGACCTTATTGGACCAGAGAAGCGGTCTTCCGAAATACGAATATTTTATTCCCAAAATACAGCCTGCGCCGGCAGAACTTTCCAAGCAGTTTATCACCAATGAGGATGTGCTGAATATGATCATCGAATACAAACCTGAGCTGGCTAGAGACACGGATACGGGATTTATGTACTGTAATACCAATTTTGCTTTATTGGCTTTATTGATTGAAAAAGTAACAAAAACCCCTTTCCCTCAGGCAATGAAAGAAATGGTTTTCACTCCGCTGAAAATGAATAATACTTACATTTTCCAGGAGAAAGATATTCCTACAGCTTCACAGTCATTCTATTATGGAGGAAGTAAATTGTATCCTTTAGATCGATTGGATCTTATTTACGGAGACAAAAATGTATATACTACGCCAAGAGATTTATACAATTTCTCAAAAGCCATGTTTTCAAAAAATTTCCTGAAACCGGAACTGATGCAGATGGTTTTCACTCCGTACAGCAATGAAAAGGCAGGAATGAATAATTATGGGTTAGGATTCAGAATGAAAATCTTTGACAATGGAGAAAAGCTAACCTATCACAACGGATGGTGGCATGGTACCAATTCTGTATTTGCCCACCTTCTAAAATCTAAAGTGACCATTGTAGCCATTGGTAATAAATACTCCAATAAAGTATATACAGCTCTGGCTTTATCAGGATTATTCGAAGATTTCCCTTTACAGAAAGATAAGCTTCATACAGTAATGAATGACAATAAAGACAGTTTGAATTCCGGACAGGAAGTTTTTGGAGAATAA
- a CDS encoding 2-hydroxyacid dehydrogenase, producing MKILLLDKNHPLITEQLLAHNFILEEDFISSYDEVCNKIENYDGIIIRSRIPLDKNFLEKGKNLKFIARVGAGMENIDIPVAEKLGIQLINSPEGNRDSVAEHVVGMLLVIMNRLFIASQEVKNGIWKREENRGDELLGKTVGLIGYGNMGKATAKRLSGFGCKVIFHDILPGLSDENATQVSLEELKQRAEILSLHIPLTSETHYLIDEAFISGMKNDFYFVNTARGKNVKTKSLVEGLKSGKVKGACLDVLEYEKSSFENIESENEDLKYLLASEKAIVTPHIAGWTHQSKEKLAQFIVDKIVASHC from the coding sequence ATGAAAATACTTCTTTTAGATAAAAACCATCCTCTTATCACAGAACAGCTTTTGGCTCATAATTTTATTTTGGAAGAGGATTTTATATCGTCTTATGATGAGGTTTGCAATAAAATTGAGAATTACGACGGAATTATTATCAGAAGCCGTATTCCGTTAGATAAAAACTTTCTTGAAAAAGGTAAAAACCTGAAATTTATTGCAAGGGTAGGTGCAGGAATGGAAAATATTGACATTCCTGTTGCAGAAAAGCTGGGAATTCAGCTGATCAATTCTCCGGAAGGAAACAGAGATTCTGTAGCAGAACATGTGGTGGGAATGCTGCTTGTGATCATGAACAGGCTTTTTATTGCTTCTCAGGAAGTGAAAAACGGGATCTGGAAGCGTGAAGAAAACAGAGGAGATGAATTATTGGGAAAAACAGTAGGTTTGATCGGGTATGGAAATATGGGGAAAGCTACTGCTAAAAGACTTTCAGGATTTGGGTGTAAGGTGATTTTCCATGATATACTTCCTGGTCTTTCTGATGAAAATGCGACACAGGTTTCATTAGAAGAATTGAAGCAAAGGGCAGAGATCTTAAGTTTACATATTCCTTTGACTTCGGAAACCCATTATCTTATTGATGAAGCATTCATCTCAGGAATGAAAAACGATTTTTATTTCGTGAATACGGCAAGAGGAAAGAACGTGAAAACTAAAAGTTTAGTAGAAGGATTGAAATCAGGAAAAGTAAAAGGGGCGTGCCTTGATGTATTGGAGTACGAAAAGTCTTCTTTTGAGAATATTGAATCCGAAAATGAAGATTTAAAATACCTTCTTGCATCTGAAAAAGCCATTGTCACACCCCATATTGCAGGATGGACCCATCAGAGCAAAGAGAAGCTGGCTCAGTTTATTGTAGATAAAATTGTCGCTTCACATTGTTAG
- a CDS encoding GxxExxY protein: MDISENDLSKIVYEAGYVVHKALGPGLLESAYEECLFYELNKHDILVERQKPMPLIYDEIKMDVGYRLDFLIEKKFVLEIKSIESLQDIHLAQILTYLRLSNCKLGMLINFNTLQFKNGVKRVINGIL, encoded by the coding sequence ATGGATATTTCAGAAAATGATCTATCAAAAATTGTTTACGAAGCAGGGTATGTAGTTCATAAAGCATTGGGACCAGGGCTTTTGGAAAGTGCTTATGAAGAATGTCTGTTCTATGAATTAAATAAACATGACATTTTAGTAGAAAGACAAAAACCAATGCCATTGATTTATGATGAGATAAAAATGGATGTAGGCTACAGGCTTGATTTTTTGATTGAGAAAAAATTCGTGCTGGAAATAAAATCTATAGAATCATTACAAGATATTCATCTGGCACAAATACTTACATATCTTCGCTTAAGTAATTGTAAACTTGGAATGTTGATTAATTTTAATACACTTCAGTTCAAAAATGGAGTTAAAAGAGTGATCAACGGGATATTATAA
- a CDS encoding acyl-CoA thioesterase: protein MAKIKKASESLTIMTNIVLPNETNSLRNLFGGELLAKMDRCASISAARHCERRVVTASVNHVSFNHPIPEGGVVVLESKVSRAFSTSMEVYVDVWLDDPINQKKVHTNAGIYTFVAVDEFNRPIPIPEMIPETDEEKERFAAAFRRKELSLILSGRMKPLESIELKKLFQEPQESKKDKK, encoded by the coding sequence ATGGCAAAAATAAAAAAAGCGTCAGAATCTCTGACCATTATGACCAATATCGTTCTTCCGAACGAAACCAACTCTTTAAGAAACCTTTTCGGTGGTGAACTTTTAGCAAAAATGGACCGTTGTGCGTCTATTTCAGCAGCAAGACACTGTGAAAGAAGAGTTGTAACAGCATCCGTAAATCACGTATCTTTCAATCATCCGATTCCGGAAGGCGGAGTAGTGGTACTGGAGTCTAAAGTTTCCAGAGCATTCTCTACTTCTATGGAGGTATATGTAGATGTATGGTTGGATGATCCTATCAATCAGAAGAAAGTGCACACGAATGCAGGTATTTATACTTTCGTTGCTGTAGATGAATTTAACCGTCCTATTCCTATTCCGGAGATGATCCCTGAAACGGATGAAGAAAAAGAAAGATTTGCTGCAGCATTCCGTAGAAAAGAATTGTCATTAATTCTTTCCGGAAGAATGAAACCTTTGGAGTCTATAGAGCTTAAAAAACTTTTCCAGGAACCGCAGGAGTCTAAGAAAGACAAGAAATAA
- a CDS encoding TonB-dependent receptor has protein sequence MKGLFFLGLSIGAAAFMQAQNTDSLKIREIEAVNFTKRLPVAKEIINVQKDLDGKNLGQDLPILLKNQTSVISTSDAGNGVGYTGFRIRGVSGSAINVMMNGVPYNDSESQGTFFVNVPDLTSSASQIVIQRGVGTSNNGVSAFGASINVLSKDPEEKFYFKTDDSYGSFNTYKYSAEIGSGKFWKNRLSVMGRYTNIHSDGYIDRASSNLHSYNFTALFEEGNTKIRLMAFGGKEKTYQAWNGIDRKTWETDPKFNISGAIYDANWEKIISFYDNETDNYRQNHYQLLWEQKFSDRWNLETTFHYTKGRGYYENYKQGDPFSRYNLPDITEGGQIIKASDFIRKKWLNNDFYGMVSTLYGKFENLDLNFGAVANQYYGRHYGNVTGVFFPQIDESEYYRNRSVKNEVSGFAKALLRVDNFEFFGDLQLRKINYNTKILMAGDGEGADLSKNWLFFNPKAGVNYRIEGGKIFLSYAHAHREPNRDDLMANNEVKAEKLHDFEAGFEKQFGIVSFTANMYYMYYVNQLVLNGELNNVGAFIRTNSGKSYRRGVEVGALAKLSKQWEVSGNVTLSQNRNQDFNIQNGDVPKSLGNTQISFSPNVISNVSVKFSPTRNFQFVLMNQYVGKQYLDNTEDANLQLKDYFLTDFNAQYQFKIANNEIALKLLVNNLFNKKYVNNGSVYDGQPYYFSQAGTNFMFGVSWKIQ, from the coding sequence ATGAAAGGATTATTTTTTTTAGGACTTAGCATAGGTGCGGCAGCTTTTATGCAGGCTCAGAATACGGATTCTCTGAAGATCAGAGAGATAGAAGCCGTCAACTTTACTAAAAGACTTCCTGTAGCCAAGGAAATCATCAATGTACAGAAAGATTTAGACGGAAAAAACTTAGGACAGGATCTGCCTATTCTTTTAAAAAACCAAACCTCTGTTATCTCCACCTCAGATGCGGGAAACGGGGTAGGATATACTGGTTTTAGAATCCGTGGAGTTTCGGGTTCGGCCATTAATGTAATGATGAACGGTGTTCCATACAATGATTCCGAAAGCCAGGGGACATTTTTTGTCAACGTTCCGGATCTTACAAGTTCTGCTTCACAGATTGTGATTCAAAGGGGGGTGGGAACTTCCAACAATGGAGTTTCTGCTTTCGGGGCAAGCATCAATGTGCTTTCAAAAGACCCGGAAGAAAAGTTTTATTTTAAAACAGATGACAGCTATGGATCATTTAATACGTATAAATATTCAGCCGAAATAGGTTCCGGTAAGTTTTGGAAAAACCGTCTTTCTGTAATGGGCAGATATACGAATATTCATTCTGATGGATATATCGACAGGGCTTCCTCCAATTTACATTCTTATAATTTCACCGCTTTATTTGAAGAAGGAAATACGAAAATACGTCTGATGGCTTTCGGAGGAAAAGAAAAAACCTATCAGGCATGGAACGGGATTGACCGTAAAACCTGGGAGACTGATCCAAAATTTAATATTTCCGGAGCGATATACGATGCTAATTGGGAGAAAATTATAAGCTTCTATGACAATGAAACGGATAATTACAGACAAAACCATTATCAGTTACTGTGGGAGCAGAAATTCAGTGACCGCTGGAATCTGGAAACTACATTTCACTACACAAAAGGAAGAGGATATTACGAAAATTACAAGCAGGGAGATCCCTTTTCAAGATATAATCTGCCGGATATAACAGAAGGCGGACAGATTATAAAAGCCTCAGACTTCATCAGAAAAAAATGGCTGAATAATGATTTCTATGGAATGGTTTCAACACTTTACGGGAAGTTTGAAAATCTGGATCTTAATTTCGGTGCAGTGGCCAATCAGTATTACGGAAGACATTACGGAAATGTGACCGGGGTATTTTTTCCTCAGATTGATGAAAGTGAATATTACAGAAACCGCTCAGTGAAGAATGAAGTATCCGGTTTTGCAAAAGCTTTACTAAGAGTGGATAATTTTGAATTTTTTGGAGATTTGCAGCTTAGAAAAATCAATTACAATACAAAAATCTTAATGGCAGGTGATGGTGAAGGAGCAGATTTAAGCAAAAACTGGCTGTTCTTTAATCCCAAAGCCGGTGTGAATTACAGAATTGAAGGAGGAAAAATATTCTTATCCTACGCTCACGCCCACCGTGAGCCAAACAGGGATGATTTGATGGCCAATAATGAGGTGAAAGCTGAAAAGCTTCATGACTTTGAAGCTGGCTTTGAAAAACAATTCGGGATCGTATCATTTACTGCCAATATGTACTATATGTATTACGTGAATCAGCTGGTTTTGAACGGAGAACTTAATAATGTGGGAGCGTTTATCAGAACCAACTCAGGAAAAAGCTACAGAAGAGGTGTTGAAGTGGGTGCTTTGGCCAAATTATCCAAGCAATGGGAAGTTTCAGGAAATGTAACACTAAGCCAGAACAGAAACCAGGATTTTAATATCCAAAATGGAGATGTTCCCAAAAGTCTTGGAAATACCCAGATTTCATTTTCTCCGAACGTTATTTCTAATGTAAGCGTGAAGTTCAGCCCTACCAGGAATTTCCAGTTTGTACTAATGAATCAGTATGTCGGAAAGCAATACCTGGACAATACGGAAGATGCCAATCTGCAGCTTAAAGACTATTTCCTGACAGATTTCAATGCTCAGTACCAGTTTAAAATTGCCAATAATGAAATTGCGTTAAAACTGCTGGTAAATAACCTTTTCAACAAAAAATATGTGAACAATGGCTCTGTTTATGATGGTCAGCCATATTATTTTTCCCAGGCAGGAACCAACTTTATGTTTGGGGTAAGCTGGAAGATTCAATAG